A window from uncultured Desulfobacter sp. encodes these proteins:
- a CDS encoding DUF4198 domain-containing protein — MKKSLITSGLMFLGLIFTAVTAQAHYGMVIPSENMVMPDDDRTVHITASFSHPFEGVGMELVTPKVFAVRANGETQDLLGTLKQAKVMDHTAWKTDYQIKRPGVYMFYMEPKPYWEPAEDCFIIHYTKTVVTAFGDDEGWDQEIGLKTEIVPLSKPFAQYAGNVFQGIVKLDGKVVPYAEVEVEYYNQDGKSEAPTDYMVTQTIKADGNGVFTYAAPKAGWWGFAALNEADFTLKADGQDKGVELGAVIWVKFEDWKTK; from the coding sequence ATGAAAAAATCACTGATCACATCGGGACTCATGTTTCTTGGTCTTATCTTTACTGCCGTAACTGCCCAGGCTCACTACGGCATGGTTATCCCTTCGGAGAATATGGTCATGCCCGATGACGACCGCACCGTTCATATCACAGCCTCATTTTCCCATCCTTTTGAAGGGGTCGGAATGGAACTTGTTACCCCCAAGGTATTTGCCGTACGCGCAAACGGTGAAACACAGGATCTTTTAGGCACATTGAAACAGGCAAAGGTCATGGACCACACAGCCTGGAAAACAGATTACCAAATCAAACGCCCCGGCGTATATATGTTTTATATGGAACCCAAACCCTATTGGGAACCTGCCGAAGACTGCTTTATCATTCATTACACCAAAACCGTCGTGACCGCCTTCGGTGACGACGAAGGCTGGGACCAGGAAATCGGGCTGAAAACAGAAATCGTTCCCTTATCCAAACCGTTTGCACAGTATGCCGGCAATGTATTCCAGGGCATCGTAAAGCTGGACGGCAAAGTTGTCCCTTACGCAGAAGTTGAGGTGGAATACTACAACCAAGACGGCAAATCCGAAGCCCCCACCGATTATATGGTGACCCAGACCATCAAGGCCGATGGCAACGGCGTTTTCACCTATGCAGCACCCAAAGCCGGATGGTGGGGATTTGCGGCGCTCAATGAAGCGGATTTTACCCTTAAGGCGGATGGGCAGGATAAGGGTGTTGAATTAGGTGCCGTAATCTGGGTAAAATTCGAAGACTGGAAAACAAAATAA
- the cbiM gene encoding cobalt transporter CbiM, producing the protein MHISEGVLSAPVLGAGMALAVAGTAIGLKQLKEDKIPQAAILSAAFFVASLIHVPIGPSSVHLILNGILGLMLGWVAFPSILIALLLQGVLFQFGGITTLGVNTVIMATPAVVCYYLFAGLVHKAGAISYAASFACGFLSVFFSGLLVGAALMFTQESFLEVAWAVVVAHLPVMFIEGLVALFCVSFLKKVQPELLPKWAEAQQQAQMDSRTQMVEKQV; encoded by the coding sequence ATGCATATTTCAGAAGGTGTTCTTTCCGCGCCAGTTTTAGGGGCCGGGATGGCGCTGGCCGTTGCCGGTACCGCCATTGGTTTAAAACAACTCAAAGAAGATAAAATTCCACAGGCCGCTATTTTATCGGCTGCTTTTTTTGTGGCGTCTCTGATTCATGTGCCCATCGGGCCTTCCAGTGTTCACTTGATTCTCAACGGCATTCTTGGCTTGATGCTCGGCTGGGTTGCCTTCCCGTCTATTTTGATCGCATTGCTGCTCCAAGGGGTACTGTTCCAGTTCGGCGGCATCACCACTCTGGGGGTCAACACGGTGATCATGGCTACCCCTGCGGTGGTCTGTTATTACCTGTTTGCAGGTTTGGTCCACAAAGCGGGCGCAATATCCTATGCCGCCTCCTTTGCCTGTGGATTTTTAAGCGTTTTTTTCAGCGGCCTGCTGGTAGGCGCAGCCTTGATGTTTACCCAGGAAAGTTTTTTAGAGGTGGCCTGGGCCGTTGTTGTCGCCCATCTTCCGGTCATGTTCATCGAAGGCCTTGTGGCGCTGTTCTGTGTCAGTTTTCTCAAAAAGGTGCAGCCGGAACTTCTGCCCAAATGGGCTGAAGCGCAACAGCAGGCACAAATGGACAGCAGGACCCAAATGGTGGAAAAGCAGGTATAA
- the cbiQ gene encoding cobalt ECF transporter T component CbiQ, which translates to MIEEIFSSGHSFIHRTDPRCRVFAAALLCFVIALGHTIPMLWTGLGLSMILVLWARLNLILVFRRLLVIWGFLLFLWAVLPFTYEGDVVWRMGKLGATRQGIDLCTAISIKSNAILLVFISLVTTMNFSTLGYVLNFFKIPRKLVHLLLLTYRYIFVIEQEYRRLVRAAKLRSFRPGTNMHTYQTYAYLCGMLFVRASARAQRVYNAMKCRGFAGRFSCLHEFALSPADKIWTLAVFCATASLIYMEINL; encoded by the coding sequence ATGATTGAAGAAATATTTTCCTCCGGACATTCATTTATTCACAGAACTGATCCCAGATGCAGGGTGTTTGCAGCGGCCCTGCTGTGTTTTGTCATTGCCCTGGGTCATACAATCCCCATGCTGTGGACAGGACTCGGCCTTTCTATGATCCTGGTACTATGGGCACGTTTAAACCTTATCCTGGTATTCAGGCGTCTGCTTGTCATCTGGGGATTCCTGCTTTTTTTGTGGGCTGTTTTACCCTTTACCTATGAGGGAGACGTGGTCTGGCGAATGGGAAAACTGGGTGCCACCCGACAGGGCATTGACCTGTGCACGGCAATCAGCATCAAATCCAATGCCATTCTGCTGGTGTTCATTTCCCTGGTCACCACCATGAATTTCAGCACCCTGGGGTATGTCTTGAATTTTTTTAAGATTCCCCGAAAACTTGTGCACCTGCTCCTGCTGACATACCGATATATTTTTGTTATTGAGCAGGAGTACAGGCGCTTGGTCCGGGCGGCAAAACTGCGCAGTTTTCGTCCCGGGACCAATATGCACACCTACCAGACCTATGCCTATCTGTGCGGCATGCTGTTTGTCCGGGCATCGGCCAGGGCCCAAAGGGTTTACAATGCCATGAAATGCAGGGGATTTGCAGGACGATTTTCCTGTCTGCATGAATTTGCCCTTTCCCCTGCAGACAAAATATGGACTTTAGCGGTTTTTTGTGCCACCGCCAGCCTGATTTATATGGAGATCAATTTATGA
- a CDS encoding ABC transporter ATP-binding protein — protein MTTSQPILRLKNICFSYPGQGRVLDHLSLEINPGDRIGLVGPNGSGKTTLFHIIMGLIAPSSGTIEFFGKPVKNEKDFREVYKKVGLMFQDADDQLFSPTVLEDVAFGPLNLGRSKAEAKSIAQYTLERLGIAHFENRVTHKLSGGEKRLVALATVLSMEPELLLLDEPSTGLDEKTKAILIEVLNRLDLSYILISHEGEFMSQVTDTMFMMEKGQLTKDAHIHSYIHTHPNPGQRH, from the coding sequence ATGACCACATCCCAACCCATCCTGCGCCTTAAAAACATCTGTTTCAGCTACCCGGGTCAGGGCCGGGTGTTAGACCATCTAAGCCTTGAGATCAACCCCGGGGACCGAATCGGGTTAGTGGGTCCCAACGGCAGTGGAAAAACCACCTTGTTTCATATTATTATGGGGTTGATTGCACCCTCTTCGGGGACCATTGAATTTTTCGGGAAACCTGTAAAAAACGAAAAAGATTTCCGGGAGGTTTACAAAAAAGTGGGCCTGATGTTCCAGGATGCCGATGACCAGCTGTTCAGCCCGACGGTTCTGGAGGATGTGGCCTTTGGGCCACTTAATTTGGGCAGATCAAAAGCCGAGGCCAAAAGCATTGCCCAATACACCCTGGAACGGTTGGGCATCGCTCACTTTGAAAATCGGGTGACCCACAAACTGTCCGGCGGGGAAAAGCGGCTGGTTGCTCTGGCCACGGTGCTTTCCATGGAGCCGGAACTCCTGCTTTTAGACGAACCCAGCACAGGACTTGATGAAAAAACAAAAGCCATTCTGATTGAAGTATTGAACCGCCTTGACCTCTCCTACATCCTGATCTCCCATGAAGGTGAGTTTATGTCACAGGTTACCGATACCATGTTCATGATGGAAAAGGGTCAGTTGACAAAAGATGCCCATATTCACAGCTACATTCATACACATCCCAACCCCGGGCAGCGCCATTGA
- a CDS encoding TRAP transporter substrate-binding protein, whose translation MNKIIRFFAIISLTSCLALGFTTQVFAKNILLKVPCSVPFSVPILGQDIVGTIADTINKSSNGTLKVKLYAPGKLVPSLEVLDAVSSGKTNAGYTAAFYYAGKNPASVLFSTFPFGPTPEEYIAWYYYGNGLKLYQEMYDYYGYNVKVLPAGIISAETSGWFTKPIEKVEDLKGIKMRISGLGGQVLTKLGVSVTMLPAGEIFQALEKGLIDATEFSMPVCDAPLGFYKVAKYNYYPGWHQPSTVQELLINKETWNAMDESQQTLIETACMAATLKSLALSNGMQGKIIKENAEKHGVKNLYWSDEMLAAFEAAWKEVVAEEIAKDPMFKKTWEDLEQFRAEYKKWADVGFLPR comes from the coding sequence TTGAATAAAATCATTCGTTTTTTTGCAATCATATCATTGACATCTTGCCTGGCCCTGGGATTCACCACCCAGGTTTTTGCTAAAAATATTCTACTGAAAGTACCCTGCTCGGTACCGTTCAGCGTACCAATTCTGGGCCAGGATATTGTGGGCACCATTGCCGACACCATCAACAAATCCTCCAACGGCACACTGAAAGTCAAACTCTATGCGCCCGGCAAACTTGTGCCGTCCCTGGAGGTGCTTGATGCGGTCAGTTCGGGTAAAACCAATGCCGGATATACGGCCGCATTTTACTATGCGGGCAAGAACCCTGCCAGTGTCCTTTTCAGCACCTTTCCCTTTGGACCGACGCCGGAAGAGTATATTGCCTGGTATTATTACGGCAACGGCCTAAAACTCTACCAGGAGATGTATGACTACTATGGATATAACGTCAAGGTGCTGCCGGCCGGCATCATCAGTGCCGAAACTTCGGGCTGGTTCACCAAGCCCATTGAAAAGGTTGAAGATCTTAAAGGGATTAAGATGCGGATTTCCGGCCTTGGCGGTCAAGTGTTGACCAAGCTGGGTGTCTCCGTCACCATGCTTCCGGCAGGTGAAATTTTCCAGGCCCTGGAAAAAGGGCTGATCGATGCCACGGAATTTTCCATGCCCGTGTGCGATGCGCCTCTGGGCTTTTATAAAGTGGCCAAATACAACTACTACCCCGGCTGGCATCAGCCTTCAACCGTCCAGGAACTGTTGATCAACAAGGAGACCTGGAATGCCATGGATGAATCCCAGCAAACCCTGATCGAAACTGCCTGCATGGCGGCCACCCTGAAATCCCTGGCCCTGAGCAACGGCATGCAGGGTAAAATCATCAAGGAAAACGCGGAAAAGCATGGGGTAAAAAACCTGTACTGGTCCGATGAGATGCTGGCGGCCTTTGAAGCGGCCTGGAAAGAGGTGGTTGCGGAGGAGATAGCCAAAGACCCCATGTTCAAAAAAACCTGGGAAGACCTGGAACAGTTCAGGGCCGAATATAAAAAATGGGCTGATGTGGGATTTTTACCCCGGTAA
- a CDS encoding TRAP transporter small permease subunit, whose translation MNTLVNIIEKTIIRIGKAVSWVNVLLILVILIQVVMRYLFSFSSVKLEELQWHLYAVGIMVGLSYALTENTHVRLDLLHGRFRKKTRAWIDIIGLIVLVLPWCYVILYHGFDFVAASWRVKEASASPTGLSCYYIIKSVIPISFGLLTLSALARILKQILVIAGKEVAP comes from the coding sequence GTGAATACACTTGTCAATATCATTGAAAAGACCATTATCCGCATCGGCAAGGCCGTATCCTGGGTCAATGTCCTGCTGATCCTGGTTATCCTGATCCAGGTGGTGATGCGATACCTGTTCTCCTTCAGCTCCGTGAAGCTTGAAGAACTGCAGTGGCATCTGTATGCCGTGGGTATTATGGTGGGCCTCTCCTATGCCCTGACCGAAAACACACATGTGCGCCTGGATTTGCTCCACGGCAGATTTCGAAAGAAAACCCGGGCATGGATTGATATCATCGGATTGATTGTGCTCGTACTGCCCTGGTGTTACGTGATCCTCTACCACGGCTTTGATTTTGTGGCCGCCTCGTGGCGGGTCAAAGAAGCATCGGCCTCTCCCACAGGGTTGAGTTGTTATTACATTATAAAATCCGTGATTCCCATAAGCTTTGGCCTGCTGACGCTTTCGGCGTTGGCCCGTATTTTAAAACAGATTCTGGTGATTGCCGGAAAAGAGGTGGCCCCATGA
- a CDS encoding TRAP transporter large permease subunit: protein MTHEDILVIAMMASFIGLLFTGFPIALILGGVSILFAGIGYVSDLYFGTMTGLDFMSIGMEVNRIFAIMDNWIMVALPMFIFMGLMLDRSGIAEHMMQNIQLLFGRVRGGLAITVTLIGIILAASTGIIGASVVLLGLLSMPVMLNQGYSKPLACGTICGAGTLGILIPPSIMLVMMADRLGVPVGDLFMGALFPGLVLAALYMVYILVLAWISPQKAPLVPNQPDLTWKLVGSALKTCIPPMILVFAVLGTISFGMATPTEASGIGALGGLILTIVNGRFNFKVLKEVVHQTFSITAYIFAIVIGATCFALVLRELGGDALVEETLTSLPFGPYGIVAFILGIVFFLGFFLDWIEITLIILPLLAPVVPSLGIDLGIWPNIDNPTLIWFAILVAVVLQTSFLTPPVGFAIFYLRGVCPPEVKLKHLYKGVIPFIILQLIGLALIVIWPQIILWLPSVAYQ from the coding sequence ATGACCCATGAAGACATCCTGGTCATTGCCATGATGGCCTCATTTATCGGGCTGCTGTTCACAGGTTTTCCCATTGCTCTTATTCTAGGCGGGGTATCTATCCTCTTTGCCGGCATCGGTTATGTTTCCGACCTTTATTTTGGCACCATGACCGGCCTGGATTTCATGTCCATCGGCATGGAGGTCAACCGGATCTTTGCCATCATGGACAACTGGATCATGGTGGCCCTGCCCATGTTTATCTTCATGGGCCTGATGCTGGACCGATCCGGCATAGCCGAACATATGATGCAAAATATCCAACTTTTGTTCGGCAGGGTCCGGGGCGGGCTTGCCATCACGGTCACGCTCATCGGCATTATCCTTGCGGCCAGCACCGGCATCATCGGGGCCTCGGTGGTTCTGTTGGGACTGTTATCCATGCCGGTGATGCTCAACCAGGGATACTCCAAACCCCTGGCCTGCGGCACCATCTGCGGTGCAGGCACCTTGGGAATCCTTATCCCACCCTCCATTATGCTGGTCATGATGGCGGACAGACTGGGGGTTCCCGTGGGGGATCTGTTCATGGGCGCGCTGTTCCCCGGCCTTGTACTAGCAGCCCTTTATATGGTTTATATTCTTGTTCTGGCCTGGATTTCCCCCCAAAAAGCCCCCCTGGTACCGAACCAGCCGGACCTAACCTGGAAACTTGTGGGCTCAGCCCTGAAAACCTGTATACCGCCGATGATCTTGGTATTTGCCGTTCTGGGCACCATATCATTCGGCATGGCAACGCCCACCGAAGCCAGCGGAATCGGGGCTTTAGGCGGCCTGATCCTCACCATTGTCAACGGCCGGTTCAATTTCAAGGTGTTGAAAGAAGTGGTCCACCAGACCTTCAGCATCACGGCCTATATTTTTGCCATTGTCATCGGGGCCACCTGTTTTGCCCTGGTATTGCGGGAACTGGGCGGTGACGCTCTGGTGGAAGAGACCCTGACAAGTCTGCCCTTCGGGCCTTACGGCATTGTGGCTTTTATCCTTGGGATTGTATTTTTCCTGGGATTTTTCCTGGACTGGATTGAAATCACCCTGATCATCCTGCCCCTGCTGGCACCGGTCGTCCCGTCCCTGGGCATAGATCTTGGCATCTGGCCCAACATAGACAACCCCACCCTGATCTGGTTCGCCATCCTGGTGGCCGTGGTGCTGCAAACCTCGTTTCTCACGCCCCCGGTGGGATTTGCCATATTTTATCTGCGGGGGGTATGTCCACCCGAAGTGAAGCTGAAGCATCTATACAAAGGTGTGATTCCATTTATTATCCTCCAGCTCATTGGCCTTGCCCTCATTGTGATCTGGCCTCAAATCATTCTGTGGCTGCCTTCGGTTGCCTATCAATAA
- a CDS encoding sulfite exporter TauE/SafE family protein gives MGIENLSLIYYWQMPLLFIVGIVAGILNVLAGGGSLLTLPLLIFMGLGSTVANGTNRIAIFCQDLFAVLGFKKRGVLPLGLALLCTPPALIGSWFGASLAVSMNDAVFNRVLAGIMIGVLIFTAVDPMKRIRQQDIAFSTVRKIVLAVSFFFVGIYGGFVQAGVGFIIIAVLLAHGMDLVRINAVKVFVIFVYTGVALGVFIYHGEVNFLLGLSLAAGNAIGGALGPKLAVAKGHDWIKKLVNITVLVFALKLLFFS, from the coding sequence ATGGGTATTGAAAATTTAAGTTTAATCTATTACTGGCAAATGCCCCTGTTATTTATTGTGGGGATTGTGGCAGGAATTCTTAATGTTCTGGCAGGGGGCGGGTCTTTGCTGACCCTGCCCCTGCTTATTTTTATGGGGCTTGGCAGTACCGTGGCCAACGGTACCAATCGTATCGCAATCTTCTGTCAGGATCTTTTTGCCGTTCTCGGATTTAAAAAACGCGGGGTTTTACCGCTTGGTCTGGCGCTGTTATGTACCCCGCCTGCGCTCATCGGCAGCTGGTTTGGGGCAAGTCTTGCCGTCAGTATGAATGACGCCGTGTTTAACCGGGTTCTGGCCGGTATCATGATCGGTGTTTTGATTTTCACTGCTGTGGATCCCATGAAACGCATCCGGCAACAGGATATCGCTTTTAGCACAGTTCGTAAAATTGTGCTGGCGGTCTCCTTTTTCTTTGTGGGAATATACGGCGGGTTTGTCCAGGCCGGTGTGGGGTTTATCATCATTGCCGTATTACTGGCCCATGGCATGGATCTGGTGCGCATCAATGCGGTGAAGGTCTTTGTGATTTTTGTGTATACAGGCGTTGCCTTAGGGGTGTTCATCTATCACGGTGAAGTGAATTTTCTTTTAGGTTTAAGCCTTGCTGCGGGCAATGCCATCGGCGGGGCACTGGGGCCCAAGCTTGCCGTTGCCAAAGGCCATGACTGGATTAAAAAACTGGTCAATATCACGGTGTTGGTCTTTGCCCTCAAACTGCTGTTTTTTTCCTGA
- a CDS encoding sodium ion-translocating decarboxylase subunit beta, with the protein METLFLDFFQNTGFYLCDYRNIIMIIVGVIFIFLGIAKDYEPLLLVPIGFGMLVGNIPIFKGLGLGIYENNSVLHYLYFGVTQGIYPPLIFLGIGAMTDFSTLLARPVLMLLGAAAQMGVFLTFLGALALGFLPKEAAAIGIIGGADGPTAIFLTAKLAPELIGPIAVAAYSYMALVPVIQPPIMKLLTTRQERLIRMEDPRQVTKRERIIFPVVAFLLCCFLAPAALPLLGMLCFGNLLKEAVVTERLAATARTALIDICTILLGITVGASTQGDVFLTQSSVKIFVLGALSFAIATACGLLFAKFMNLFLKKKINPLLGAAGVSAVPDSARVVHIVGQREDPTNFLLMHAMAPNVSGVIGSAIAAGVLWSLMV; encoded by the coding sequence ATGGAAACTTTATTCTTAGACTTTTTTCAGAACACCGGGTTTTATCTGTGCGATTACCGAAACATTATTATGATCATCGTTGGCGTGATCTTTATATTTTTAGGCATTGCAAAAGATTACGAACCTCTATTGCTGGTTCCCATCGGATTTGGCATGCTCGTGGGGAATATCCCTATCTTTAAGGGGCTGGGTCTTGGCATTTATGAAAATAATTCGGTGCTGCATTACCTGTATTTTGGGGTGACCCAGGGCATATATCCGCCTTTGATATTCCTTGGCATCGGTGCCATGACAGACTTTTCAACGCTTCTGGCTAGGCCTGTGCTTATGCTTTTGGGGGCTGCCGCCCAGATGGGCGTTTTTCTTACGTTTCTGGGGGCATTGGCTTTGGGGTTTCTTCCCAAGGAGGCTGCTGCCATCGGTATTATCGGCGGGGCAGACGGCCCCACGGCTATTTTCCTGACCGCCAAGCTGGCCCCGGAACTTATTGGCCCCATAGCCGTAGCGGCCTACAGTTACATGGCACTTGTGCCGGTTATTCAGCCCCCCATTATGAAGCTTTTAACCACGCGCCAAGAACGGCTTATCCGGATGGAAGACCCACGCCAGGTCACCAAGCGCGAAAGAATAATATTTCCGGTCGTCGCTTTTCTGCTTTGCTGTTTTCTGGCACCTGCCGCGCTGCCGCTTTTGGGCATGCTGTGCTTTGGCAATCTTCTTAAGGAAGCTGTGGTGACCGAACGTCTGGCTGCTACGGCGCGAACTGCATTGATTGATATCTGTACTATTCTTTTGGGAATTACCGTGGGGGCATCCACCCAGGGAGACGTCTTTTTGACCCAGAGTTCCGTGAAAATTTTTGTATTGGGCGCACTTTCCTTTGCCATTGCAACTGCCTGCGGACTCTTATTTGCCAAGTTCATGAATCTGTTTCTAAAAAAGAAGATCAATCCCCTGCTCGGGGCTGCGGGTGTCTCGGCCGTGCCCGACTCCGCGCGGGTTGTACATATTGTAGGACAGCGGGAAGATCCGACCAATTTTCTGCTCATGCATGCCATGGCCCCTAATGTTTCCGGCGTTATCGGTTCAGCCATTGCCGCAGGTGTCCTCTGGAGCCTGATGGTTTAG
- a CDS encoding OadG family protein, translated as MNGVDAVGVLYGFEAITAHNGWAISVVGITIVFIGLVTLSALISQLHKLVALYDDPAKIKRIFAAKSESATKAAPKKTVMVLTERQKQVCRQYNLLAQNMGDVIALPKLLRMAELSGLNDPHANISLLIKSGILCADEQGYFTWDEDTFIRTTS; from the coding sequence TTGAATGGAGTTGACGCTGTCGGCGTTCTTTATGGGTTTGAGGCCATAACCGCCCACAACGGGTGGGCCATATCAGTTGTGGGTATCACAATTGTGTTCATAGGGTTGGTGACGCTGTCCGCCCTGATTTCCCAGCTTCATAAGCTGGTGGCCCTGTATGATGACCCCGCAAAAATAAAAAGAATTTTTGCGGCAAAGTCTGAATCTGCAACCAAGGCGGCCCCCAAAAAAACAGTAATGGTGCTCACAGAAAGGCAAAAACAGGTATGCCGTCAGTATAACCTTTTGGCACAGAACATGGGTGATGTGATCGCTTTGCCAAAGCTCTTGCGCATGGCTGAACTCTCCGGTCTTAACGACCCCCATGCCAATATCTCCCTTTTGATTAAATCGGGCATTCTGTGTGCGGATGAACAGGGGTATTTCACATGGGATGAAGATACATTCATCCGTACCACTTCTTAG
- a CDS encoding cyclic nucleotide-binding domain-containing protein: MDSSAACLSKSIIFRGLDDQDIDTLVPLFSRWSVMPGEVLARAGHGAQFFFLLEEGSLLVAMEEGRAAVFISPGDFAGLSMVSRNGINAATITALEKGTVWVVPCGEILDLTCQDTQAAASILDGWQQFCNEKVPFCSNSTETGVI, from the coding sequence ATGGACAGTTCTGCAGCATGCTTATCAAAATCTATTATTTTTAGGGGCCTTGATGACCAGGATATTGACACCCTTGTTCCATTGTTTTCAAGGTGGTCGGTTATGCCGGGTGAAGTGTTGGCCCGGGCAGGTCATGGTGCTCAGTTTTTCTTTCTTCTGGAAGAAGGCTCTTTGCTTGTGGCCATGGAAGAGGGCAGGGCGGCGGTGTTCATCAGCCCTGGGGATTTTGCAGGCTTGTCAATGGTGAGTCGCAATGGAATAAATGCGGCCACAATCACGGCGTTGGAAAAAGGGACCGTCTGGGTCGTACCCTGCGGGGAAATTCTTGATCTGACATGTCAAGACACCCAGGCGGCAGCCTCGATTTTGGATGGCTGGCAGCAGTTCTGCAATGAAAAAGTCCCCTTTTGTTCAAATTCTACCGAAACAGGCGTTATTTAA
- the proV gene encoding glycine betaine/L-proline ABC transporter ATP-binding protein ProV, translating to MDQIIIKNIFKIFGPDTQKAISLIDQGLSKEELLEKTGMTVGVNNADFTIKRGEIFVIMGLSGSGKSTLVRMFNRLIEPSAGEIHINGRNITAMENKDLVKFRLKHMSMVFQSFALMPHLTVLENAAFGLELAGEPKSVRNQRAKEALSQVGLEGWEDQYPKQLSGGMQQRVGLARALAADPDIMLMDEAFSALDPLIRTEMQDELLKLQEDSDRTIIFISHDLDEALRIGDRIAIMEGGRVVQVGTPEEILQNPADDYVRAFFRGVDPTNVISAGDIVNTNYPTIIKTKKGDIRSSLELLNARDFNHAYVLNPKRQFLGIVSIDSLQEAVENGQSKESIEICYLPKVIPANINDNMQDILPEVASKSFPIPVLDDNNVFKGVVSKNRFLRTLHKSDVNGHNGSGNEYDEPAQSLQTAL from the coding sequence ATGGATCAAATCATCATCAAAAATATATTTAAGATATTCGGCCCGGATACCCAAAAGGCCATATCTCTAATTGATCAAGGCTTATCTAAAGAAGAATTGCTCGAAAAAACCGGCATGACCGTTGGCGTAAACAATGCGGATTTTACGATCAAACGCGGAGAAATATTTGTGATCATGGGGTTGTCCGGCTCGGGTAAATCAACGCTGGTCAGAATGTTCAACCGCCTGATTGAACCTTCGGCCGGAGAAATCCATATTAACGGCCGGAACATTACGGCCATGGAAAATAAGGATCTTGTGAAATTCAGGCTGAAACACATGAGCATGGTGTTTCAATCCTTTGCCCTGATGCCCCATCTCACGGTTCTGGAGAATGCCGCATTTGGCCTTGAGCTGGCCGGTGAACCCAAATCCGTACGCAACCAGCGGGCAAAAGAGGCATTGAGCCAGGTAGGCCTTGAAGGATGGGAGGACCAGTACCCCAAGCAGCTTTCAGGCGGCATGCAGCAGCGCGTCGGCCTGGCCAGGGCCTTGGCTGCGGATCCGGATATCATGCTGATGGATGAGGCTTTTTCAGCTCTGGACCCGTTGATCCGTACAGAGATGCAGGATGAACTGCTCAAACTCCAGGAAGACAGTGACCGAACTATTATTTTTATATCCCATGACCTGGATGAGGCACTTCGCATTGGTGACCGCATTGCAATTATGGAAGGCGGCCGAGTGGTCCAGGTGGGCACCCCAGAAGAGATTCTACAGAATCCGGCCGACGATTATGTCCGGGCCTTTTTCAGAGGAGTAGACCCCACCAATGTCATTTCAGCAGGCGATATTGTCAATACAAATTACCCCACAATTATCAAAACCAAAAAAGGGGACATCCGAAGCTCTCTGGAGCTTTTAAATGCCAGGGATTTCAACCATGCATATGTGCTGAATCCCAAACGCCAGTTTTTGGGAATCGTGTCCATTGATTCTCTCCAGGAAGCAGTGGAAAACGGCCAATCAAAAGAGTCCATTGAAATCTGCTATCTGCCAAAAGTCATTCCGGCCAACATTAATGACAATATGCAGGACATATTGCCTGAAGTGGCCTCCAAGAGTTTTCCTATCCCGGTACTTGATGACAACAATGTGTTCAAAGGCGTGGTGTCAAAAAACAGGTTCCTCAGAACCCTTCACAAGTCAGATGTTAATGGCCACAACGGATCCGGAAACGAATACGACGAACCCGCCCAATCCCTTCAAACCGCCCTTTAG